The following coding sequences are from one Betaproteobacteria bacterium window:
- a CDS encoding ATP-binding cassette domain-containing protein: protein MPVLKLTGACLAFGHVPLLDQADFQLDAGERVALIGRNGSGKSSLLAALAAGNGRAGLDDGEVWVQPGKRVAYVSQEPEFPPGASVFEAVVAGLGEISALLARYHEVSHRLAEGGGGQESLLTQLDDLQHALEARGAWSLEAQAERAVARFNLEPDAPVATLSGGQKKRLALARALVSAPEVLLLDEPTNHLDIAAIEWLETLLVESGMTLLFISHDRRFLDRVCTRIVELDRGRLASFPGSFTQYQARKDALLHEESLASARADKLLRQEELWIRKGVEARRTRAVFRVQRLDRLRAERAARRERLGQASLRVESGDRSGRLVAELERVSKGYGGAPVVKDFSCRLQRGDKLGLIGPNGAGKTTLLRLFLGELEPDEGSLRRGTRLEIAYFDQFRAQLDPEATLADVISPGSDYVEVGGARKHVIGYLEDFLFAPERARSPVKSLSGGERNRLLLARLFARPANVLVLDEPTNDLDIETLELLEQLLQDYDGTLFLVSHDRAFLDNVVTQTVAAEGGGTWREYVGGYSDWLIQSATRAAPPEPTARIPAPPAAKPSLARERGNKLSWKEQRELESLPDRIATLEGEQKEIALRLEDPDLYRRDPPGAQAAAARLAAIDEELLALLERWENLESRGGVEGA from the coding sequence ATGCCCGTTCTCAAGCTTACCGGCGCCTGCTTGGCCTTTGGTCATGTGCCCCTCCTCGATCAGGCCGATTTCCAGCTCGATGCCGGCGAGCGGGTGGCTTTGATCGGCCGTAACGGGAGCGGGAAATCCTCGCTCCTTGCGGCTCTGGCAGCGGGCAACGGGCGGGCGGGGCTGGATGATGGCGAGGTCTGGGTTCAGCCGGGGAAGCGGGTCGCCTATGTGTCCCAGGAGCCGGAGTTTCCCCCCGGTGCGTCGGTCTTCGAGGCGGTGGTGGCCGGGCTGGGCGAGATATCCGCGTTGTTGGCCCGTTACCACGAGGTGTCGCATCGGCTGGCCGAGGGGGGCGGCGGGCAGGAATCCCTGCTTACCCAACTGGACGACTTGCAGCACGCTCTGGAGGCCCGCGGGGCGTGGAGCCTGGAGGCCCAGGCGGAACGGGCGGTGGCGCGTTTCAACCTGGAGCCCGACGCGCCGGTGGCGACGCTTTCCGGCGGCCAGAAGAAGCGTTTGGCCCTGGCGCGGGCGCTGGTCTCGGCGCCGGAGGTCTTGCTGCTGGACGAGCCGACCAATCACCTGGACATTGCCGCCATCGAGTGGCTGGAGACCCTGCTGGTCGAAAGCGGCATGACCCTGCTATTCATTTCCCACGACCGCCGCTTCCTGGACCGGGTGTGCACGCGCATCGTGGAACTGGACCGGGGGCGCCTGGCGAGTTTCCCGGGCAGCTTTACCCAGTATCAGGCACGCAAGGATGCCCTGCTGCACGAAGAGTCCCTGGCCAGCGCGCGGGCCGACAAGCTGCTGCGGCAGGAGGAGCTTTGGATCCGCAAGGGGGTCGAGGCGCGGCGCACGCGGGCGGTGTTTCGGGTGCAGCGTCTGGATCGCCTGCGGGCGGAGCGCGCCGCCCGGCGGGAGCGCCTGGGCCAGGCCAGCCTGCGGGTGGAAAGCGGGGACCGGAGTGGCCGCCTGGTAGCCGAATTGGAGCGGGTGAGCAAAGGCTACGGCGGAGCACCGGTAGTGAAGGACTTTTCCTGCCGCCTGCAGCGGGGCGACAAGCTTGGGCTGATCGGCCCCAACGGCGCCGGCAAGACTACGCTGCTGCGGCTCTTTCTGGGCGAATTGGAACCGGACGAGGGCAGTCTGCGCCGGGGAACCCGGCTGGAGATCGCCTATTTCGACCAGTTTCGCGCCCAACTGGATCCGGAGGCGACCCTGGCCGACGTGATCTCGCCCGGTTCGGACTATGTGGAGGTGGGCGGAGCGCGCAAGCACGTCATCGGTTACCTGGAGGATTTTCTTTTTGCGCCGGAGCGGGCCCGCTCGCCGGTGAAATCCCTTTCCGGCGGCGAGCGCAATCGCCTCCTGCTGGCCCGTCTATTCGCCCGGCCAGCCAATGTCCTGGTGCTGGACGAGCCCACCAATGACCTGGACATCGAAACCCTGGAGTTGCTCGAGCAACTGTTGCAGGACTACGACGGAACGCTCTTTCTGGTGAGCCACGACCGGGCCTTCCTGGACAATGTCGTGACCCAGACAGTGGCGGCGGAGGGGGGCGGGACGTGGCGCGAATACGTGGGCGGGTACTCCGATTGGCTGATCCAGTCGGCCACCCGCGCAGCGCCGCCTGAGCCCACGGCCCGGATCCCCGCGCCGCCGGCGGCGAAGCCTTCTTTGGCGCGGGAGCGGGGAAACAAGCTTTCCTGGAAGGAGCAACGGGAACTGGAGAGCCTCCCCGACCGTATCGCGACCCTGGAGGGCGAACAGAAGGAAATAGCCCTGCGCTTGGAGGATCCTGACCTCTACCGCCGCGACCCACCGGGTGCCCAGGCGGCTGCGGCTCGCCTTGCGGCCATAGACGAGGAACTCCTCGCCTTGCTCGAACGCTGGGAGAACCTGGAAAGCCGTGGCGGCGTCGAAGGAGCATGA
- a CDS encoding HDOD domain-containing protein, with protein sequence MLDHPLQDLEAWLLLFSGNSLPVLRQTKRQIQAMRADLDGVDGRKLARVILQDPIMTVRVLAYIQPITGKALHRDITTIAGAVLMAGIEPFFNRFQDMPTIEGMLADEDPQALLAVLQTIRRAQRAADYADSWAHWRHDKNPEEVRIAALLHDLAEILVGCFAPRLLLRMRSRLVALPGLRSAVAQSDVLGFTFLEIQMALCGVWHLPELLKELIDDDNAGQLRVKNVTLAVRLARHSAKGWNDPALPDDLQEIADLVHLSREALAQRLGIAQDAPPDQPQ encoded by the coding sequence ATGCTTGACCACCCGCTGCAGGATCTTGAAGCCTGGCTGCTGCTGTTCTCAGGCAACAGCCTGCCCGTCCTGCGCCAGACGAAGCGTCAAATCCAGGCCATGCGCGCCGATCTCGATGGCGTGGACGGCCGCAAGCTCGCCCGGGTCATCCTCCAGGATCCCATCATGACGGTGCGCGTACTGGCCTACATCCAGCCCATCACCGGCAAGGCCCTGCACCGCGACATCACCACCATCGCCGGCGCCGTGCTCATGGCGGGAATCGAACCCTTCTTCAACCGCTTCCAGGACATGCCGACCATCGAAGGCATGCTGGCGGACGAGGATCCCCAGGCGCTCCTCGCCGTCCTGCAGACCATCCGGCGTGCCCAGCGGGCGGCCGATTACGCCGACTCCTGGGCCCACTGGCGCCACGACAAGAACCCGGAGGAAGTGCGCATCGCCGCCCTGCTGCACGACCTGGCCGAAATTCTGGTGGGCTGCTTTGCCCCCCGGCTGCTGCTGCGCATGCGGTCAAGGCTGGTCGCCCTGCCGGGCCTGCGCAGCGCCGTGGCGCAAAGCGACGTGCTGGGCTTCACCTTCCTGGAAATCCAGATGGCGCTCTGCGGCGTCTGGCACCTGCCCGAACTCCTGAAGGAATTGATCGATGACGACAACGCGGGCCAACTGCGCGTCAAGAACGTCACCCTCGCCGTACGCCTTGCGCGACACTCGGCCAAGGGCTGGAACGATCCCGCCCTGCCCGACGACCTGCAGGAAATCGCCGACCTCGTTCACCTCAGCCGCGAAGCCCTCGCCCAACGGCTCGGCATCGCCCAGGACGCGCCCCCCGATCAGCCGCAGTAA
- a CDS encoding MBL fold metallo-hydrolase: protein MRYAIIPVTPFEQNCSVFWCEVTRQAAVIDPGGDIERIESFLAEQRLTLAKILVTHGHIDHAGGVAALAEKTGVPIEGPQREDQFWIDGMAEQSRMFGFPGVRPFVPTRWLEEGDRVQFGEVELEVLHCPGHTPGHVVFFHRLSKLLQVGDVLFQGSIGRTDFPRGDYDTLIASIRDKLFPLGDDVEFIPGHGPMSTLGEERRYNPFLGGR from the coding sequence ATGCGCTACGCCATCATCCCCGTGACCCCTTTTGAACAGAACTGTTCCGTCTTCTGGTGCGAAGTGACGCGCCAGGCGGCGGTCATCGATCCCGGGGGCGATATCGAGCGAATCGAGAGTTTCCTCGCCGAGCAGCGCCTGACCCTGGCCAAGATTCTGGTCACCCATGGTCATATCGATCATGCCGGTGGGGTCGCGGCCCTGGCGGAAAAGACCGGGGTGCCCATCGAAGGCCCCCAGCGCGAAGATCAGTTCTGGATTGACGGCATGGCTGAGCAGAGCCGCATGTTTGGCTTTCCCGGGGTGCGCCCCTTCGTGCCCACCCGCTGGCTGGAAGAGGGCGATCGCGTGCAGTTCGGCGAGGTGGAACTGGAAGTTCTGCATTGCCCGGGCCACACACCTGGGCACGTGGTGTTCTTTCACCGCCTGAGCAAGCTGCTCCAGGTGGGGGACGTGCTCTTTCAGGGCTCCATCGGGCGGACGGATTTTCCGCGGGGCGATTACGACACCCTGATCGCTTCCATCCGGGACAAGCTGTTTCCCTTGGGCGATGACGTCGAATTCATCCCCGGGCACGGCCCCATGTCCACCCTGGGTGAAGAACGCCGCTACAACCCCTTCCTGGGCGGGCGTTAG
- a CDS encoding HDOD domain-containing protein codes for MWGSLMAGEHQLFIQPWLNPDETWAGFHLAASGTSPCPEEIAHLFSLPAAQTVNSGLRWFVPVATEADLNRTQAIPADRIVFLLAPPANPDGQEAAEKLEAGLRREGRKIALSLAPGDPLPPTGAFEYVVLSVGHARTLPPFTLMGLAVRSAIVVHSVRTRNDFSWAISNQCRIVSGEYLLTRNTALGKADVSRLKLLELLALVAQDADTRALEEIFKQQPKLSYGLLRLVNSAAIAPRSPITNFSQAINLLGRRQLQRWLQLLVYADTANGAAPNPLLLYAANRGRLLEILSARIPGIEGVENVGDAAFMVGTFSFLPVLLNLSMTEILPQLPLPQPVADALAHQGGALGKLLKISDSADHGELDLASSLLREHAVAPEVYVEDQIEALTWAAKIRSVAS; via the coding sequence ATGTGGGGGTCACTCATGGCAGGCGAACACCAGCTCTTTATCCAACCCTGGCTGAATCCCGACGAAACCTGGGCCGGGTTCCATCTTGCCGCCTCCGGCACCAGCCCCTGTCCAGAGGAAATCGCCCACCTCTTCTCCCTGCCCGCTGCTCAGACGGTCAATTCGGGCCTGCGCTGGTTCGTTCCCGTCGCCACGGAAGCGGACCTGAACCGCACCCAGGCAATTCCCGCCGACAGAATCGTCTTTCTCCTCGCGCCCCCGGCCAACCCCGACGGTCAGGAAGCGGCGGAAAAACTCGAAGCCGGCCTGCGCCGGGAAGGACGAAAAATCGCCCTCTCCCTCGCCCCGGGCGACCCGCTGCCCCCAACCGGCGCCTTCGAATACGTGGTGCTCTCGGTGGGCCATGCCCGCACCCTGCCGCCCTTCACCCTCATGGGGCTCGCCGTGCGCTCGGCCATCGTCGTCCATTCCGTGCGCACGCGCAACGACTTCTCCTGGGCGATTTCCAACCAGTGTCGCATCGTCTCGGGGGAATATCTCCTGACCCGCAACACGGCGCTGGGCAAGGCCGATGTCTCGCGCCTCAAGCTCCTCGAACTGCTTGCCCTGGTCGCCCAGGATGCCGATACCCGCGCCCTGGAGGAAATTTTCAAACAGCAGCCCAAGCTTTCCTACGGGCTCCTGCGCCTCGTGAACTCGGCGGCCATTGCGCCGCGCTCACCGATCACCAATTTTTCCCAGGCCATCAACCTCCTGGGCCGCCGGCAACTCCAGCGCTGGCTGCAATTGCTGGTTTATGCCGACACCGCCAACGGTGCCGCCCCCAATCCCCTCCTGCTCTACGCGGCCAACCGCGGGCGCCTGCTCGAAATCCTCAGTGCACGCATCCCGGGTATCGAGGGGGTGGAAAACGTGGGCGACGCCGCGTTCATGGTGGGCACCTTCTCCTTCCTGCCTGTGCTGCTCAACCTCTCGATGACGGAAATCCTGCCGCAATTGCCCCTGCCGCAGCCGGTCGCCGACGCCCTGGCGCACCAGGGCGGAGCCCTGGGCAAGCTCTTGAAGATTTCCGATTCCGCCGACCACGGCGAACTCGACTTGGCTTCCTCGCTCCTGCGGGAGCACGCCGTCGCGCCGGAAGTCTACGTCGAGGATCAGATCGAAGCCCTGACCTGGGCTGCCAAGATCCGCTCCGTGGCAAGTTGA
- a CDS encoding DNA-3-methyladenine glycosylase 2 family protein: protein MKPDYWATAIADLVSADTVLAGLVAAYPGGALRSLGDPFATLARSIVGQQISVKASDAVWGRLCQRVDRVTPGGVLALSAADLAACGLSRRKVEYLVDLAGNFAARRIDPDAWQSLEDEAIIAQLTAVRGIGRWTAEMFLIFHLLRPDVLPVDDIGLQKAVALHYRQGLRPLRADLVALGEGWRPWRSVATWYLWRSLDPVPVEY from the coding sequence ATGAAGCCGGACTACTGGGCCACCGCCATCGCCGACCTCGTCTCCGCCGATACTGTCCTGGCCGGGCTTGTCGCCGCGTATCCGGGCGGTGCCCTGCGCTCTTTGGGGGATCCTTTTGCGACCCTGGCCCGCTCCATCGTCGGGCAGCAAATTTCCGTCAAGGCCTCCGACGCCGTATGGGGGCGCCTCTGCCAACGCGTCGACCGGGTCACGCCAGGGGGCGTCCTCGCCCTGTCGGCAGCGGATCTTGCCGCCTGCGGGCTTTCCCGTCGCAAGGTCGAGTACCTGGTCGATCTGGCCGGAAACTTTGCTGCCCGACGCATCGATCCGGACGCCTGGCAGTCCCTCGAGGACGAGGCCATCATCGCGCAACTGACTGCCGTGCGTGGCATCGGTCGCTGGACGGCAGAGATGTTCCTGATCTTCCATCTTCTGCGCCCCGACGTCCTTCCCGTGGACGACATCGGCCTGCAAAAGGCCGTGGCGCTCCACTATCGCCAGGGCCTGCGCCCGCTGCGGGCGGACCTCGTCGCCCTGGGGGAAGGCTGGCGTCCCTGGCGCTCGGTGGCGACCTGGTATCTCTGGCGCAGTCTGGATCCGGTGCCGGTAGAGTATTGA
- a CDS encoding acetyl-CoA carboxylase carboxyltransferase subunit alpha: MKISFLDFEQSVADLEAKIEELRSVQEGSEVDISAEIARLEKKSAQLTKEIYAKLTPWQVAQVARHPQRPYTLDYIARLCTDFEELHGDRAFADDHAIVGGLARFEGAPVVVIGHQKGRDTKEKIYRNFGMPRPEGYRKALRLMKLAEKFGLPVLTFIDTPGAYPGIDAEERGQSEAIGRNLYVMTELKVPVIVTVIGEGGSGGALAIAVGDVVQMLQHSTYSVISPEGCASILWKSAEKAPEAADTMGITATRLRALGLVDRIIAEPPGGAHRDHEAMAANLRKALQESLVQVGAMSVKELLATRYERLMGYGRFKLQPAA; this comes from the coding sequence ATGAAAATCAGTTTCCTCGACTTCGAGCAATCGGTCGCCGACCTCGAAGCCAAGATCGAAGAATTGCGCTCCGTCCAGGAAGGCTCCGAGGTGGATATTTCGGCCGAGATCGCGCGCCTCGAAAAGAAGAGCGCCCAACTCACCAAGGAAATCTACGCCAAGCTGACCCCCTGGCAGGTTGCCCAGGTGGCGCGCCATCCCCAGAGGCCCTACACCCTCGATTACATTGCCCGACTGTGCACCGACTTCGAAGAGTTGCATGGGGACCGCGCCTTTGCCGACGATCATGCCATCGTTGGGGGGCTGGCCCGCTTCGAGGGCGCGCCGGTGGTGGTCATCGGCCACCAGAAGGGGCGCGATACCAAGGAAAAAATCTACCGCAATTTCGGCATGCCCCGTCCCGAGGGTTACCGCAAGGCCCTGCGCCTGATGAAACTGGCAGAGAAGTTCGGCCTTCCGGTGCTGACCTTCATCGATACGCCGGGGGCCTATCCCGGCATCGACGCGGAAGAGCGCGGCCAGTCCGAAGCCATCGGCAGAAATCTCTACGTGATGACGGAACTCAAGGTTCCCGTCATCGTCACCGTCATCGGAGAGGGGGGGTCAGGCGGTGCCCTGGCCATCGCTGTCGGGGACGTGGTGCAGATGTTGCAGCACTCGACCTACTCCGTCATTTCCCCAGAAGGCTGCGCTTCCATCCTGTGGAAAAGCGCCGAAAAAGCCCCCGAAGCAGCCGATACCATGGGCATCACGGCGACCCGCCTGCGCGCCCTGGGCCTGGTCGATCGCATCATCGCCGAGCCCCCGGGCGGTGCACACCGGGACCACGAGGCCATGGCGGCAAATCTCAGGAAGGCCCTGCAGGAGTCCCTGGTTCAGGTCGGCGCCATGTCCGTGAAGGAGCTCCTGGCGACGCGTTACGAGCGGCTCATGGGCTATGGGCGTTTCAAGCTTCAGCCCGCGGCCTGA
- the tilS gene encoding tRNA lysidine(34) synthetase TilS, translating into MGLSGGRDSVALLAALVDLGREGAVSALHIHHGLSPAADDWACFCVDLGVRLGVAVQVRRVVVAPRGEGVEAAARAARYHAFAQEGACNLLLGHHRDDQAETVLFNLLRGCGVAGAAGIPAERRFPGQRILRPLLGVGRNAISGYLQGRDLPWIEDESNADTALSRNFLRRTILPPLEARFPGAGERLAAAAGRFAAADALLGELAGLDWERLSLGETLPLASARSLSAPRLANLLRGRLRHLGWQPPTASRLDEFVRQILAAGPGKRPELHLPAGRMAVRRGALCWIATEAL; encoded by the coding sequence GTGGGCTTGTCCGGAGGACGGGATTCGGTTGCCCTGCTTGCGGCCCTCGTCGATCTTGGCCGGGAGGGTGCGGTGTCGGCCCTGCACATCCATCACGGACTTTCGCCTGCGGCCGACGATTGGGCGTGTTTTTGCGTCGACCTCGGGGTTCGTCTGGGCGTGGCCGTGCAGGTGCGGCGGGTCGTCGTGGCCCCGCGGGGTGAAGGCGTCGAAGCGGCTGCCCGGGCGGCCCGCTATCACGCATTCGCGCAAGAGGGCGCCTGCAACCTCCTTTTGGGGCACCACCGCGACGATCAGGCCGAGACGGTCCTGTTCAATCTGCTTCGTGGTTGCGGAGTCGCGGGTGCGGCGGGTATCCCTGCCGAACGGCGATTTCCCGGCCAGCGCATCCTGCGGCCGCTCCTGGGCGTCGGCAGGAACGCCATCAGTGGATACCTGCAGGGACGCGATCTGCCCTGGATCGAAGACGAGAGCAATGCCGACACGGCCTTGTCGCGCAATTTTCTGCGACGCACAATCCTTCCGCCTTTGGAAGCGCGCTTTCCAGGTGCCGGCGAACGCCTTGCGGCGGCCGCCGGCCGTTTCGCCGCGGCTGACGCACTGCTTGGCGAGTTGGCCGGCCTCGACTGGGAACGCCTCTCCCTGGGGGAAACCTTGCCGCTTGCAAGTGCGCGCAGCCTGTCAGCGCCGCGCCTTGCCAATCTCTTGCGGGGACGCCTGCGGCACTTGGGGTGGCAGCCCCCAACGGCGTCCCGGCTTGACGAATTCGTACGCCAGATTCTGGCGGCCGGACCGGGCAAGCGCCCGGAACTCCACCTTCCGGCCGGCAGAATGGCTGTGCGCCGCGGCGCCCTGTGCTGGATCGCGACAGAAGCGCTTTAG
- a CDS encoding 4-hydroxy-tetrahydrodipicolinate synthase: MITGSIVAIVTPMFDDGSLDFAAFRKLIDLHAQEGTDAIVVVGTTGESPTVDVEEHCELIRVAVEHSAGRIPIIAGTGANSTSEAIELSRFAKDAGAQAGLSVVPYYNKPTQEGLYRHFRAIAEAVELPLLLYNVPGRTVADMSNDTILSLAEIPGVIGVKDATGNLDRACDLIARAPQGFALYSGDDMTCLASIMLGFHGNISVTANVAPRLMHEMCVAAAAGDVAKARQIHFRLLGLHRDLFCEANPIPVKWAVERLGLSQGGIRLPLTPLSPAGQERVLAALRQAGLVG, translated from the coding sequence ATGATTACCGGATCCATCGTCGCCATCGTTACCCCCATGTTCGATGACGGCAGCCTTGATTTTGCTGCCTTCCGCAAGCTCATCGACCTCCACGCCCAGGAAGGAACCGACGCCATCGTCGTGGTGGGGACGACCGGCGAATCGCCCACGGTCGATGTCGAGGAGCACTGCGAACTGATTCGTGTCGCCGTCGAGCATTCCGCCGGCCGCATTCCCATCATCGCCGGCACGGGGGCCAACTCCACTTCCGAGGCCATCGAACTCAGCCGCTTTGCCAAGGATGCGGGTGCACAGGCCGGCTTGTCCGTGGTGCCCTATTACAACAAGCCGACCCAGGAGGGGCTTTACCGGCACTTTCGCGCCATCGCCGAGGCGGTGGAGTTGCCGCTGCTGCTCTACAACGTGCCTGGCCGTACCGTGGCCGACATGAGTAATGACACCATTCTGAGTCTGGCTGAGATACCGGGGGTCATCGGGGTCAAGGACGCCACTGGCAACCTGGATCGGGCCTGCGACCTCATCGCCCGGGCGCCCCAGGGCTTTGCGCTCTACAGCGGCGACGACATGACCTGCCTTGCCAGCATCATGCTGGGCTTCCACGGCAACATCTCCGTCACCGCCAACGTGGCGCCCAGGCTGATGCACGAGATGTGCGTCGCCGCCGCCGCGGGGGACGTGGCCAAGGCGCGACAAATCCACTTCCGTCTCTTGGGGCTGCACCGCGACCTGTTCTGCGAAGCCAATCCGATCCCGGTCAAGTGGGCAGTCGAACGCCTTGGGTTGAGCCAGGGGGGGATACGTCTGCCCCTGACGCCGCTCTCCCCCGCCGGACAGGAGCGGGTCCTTGCCGCTTTGCGGCAGGCCGGCCTGGTCGGCTGA
- the bamC gene encoding outer membrane protein assembly factor BamC, with amino-acid sequence MKAISPALVGLCVVTALAGCSMLPESKKIEYKSAGKAPSLEVPPDLTQITRDDRYLVPDTGARGSATYSAYSADRSGANQPQNSAVLPAVDNVRIERAGNQRWLVVALPPDKLWGTIKDFWQETGFIVSVERPEAGVIETDWAENRAKIPSDIIRNTLGRILDSLYSSGEMDKFRTRLEPGATPGTTDIFISHRGMEEIYTSSAKDETRWQPRAADPELEAEMLRRLMVRLGAEEKRADVAIAQAKAEPKAKLASSDDGSGGVEVQERFDRAWRRVGLALDRVGFTVEDRDRTKGLYFVRYVDPHLDARKEEKGFLSKLAFWKSSEVDLDNKVRYRIFVRDNGGSSTVQILTGEGGVDRSDTARKILGLLYAQLQ; translated from the coding sequence ATGAAAGCGATTTCTCCAGCTCTGGTGGGGCTTTGTGTCGTGACGGCCCTGGCCGGTTGCAGCATGCTGCCCGAATCGAAGAAGATCGAATACAAGTCCGCCGGAAAAGCACCGAGCCTTGAGGTACCTCCGGATCTCACCCAGATCACGCGGGACGACCGCTACCTTGTGCCGGATACCGGTGCCCGGGGCAGCGCGACTTATTCGGCGTATTCAGCCGATCGTTCCGGTGCCAACCAGCCTCAGAACAGCGCGGTGCTCCCGGCAGTGGACAATGTCCGCATCGAGCGGGCCGGAAACCAGCGTTGGCTGGTCGTTGCGCTGCCCCCCGACAAGCTGTGGGGGACGATCAAGGATTTCTGGCAGGAAACCGGTTTCATCGTCAGCGTCGAGCGGCCCGAAGCGGGCGTCATCGAGACCGACTGGGCGGAGAACCGAGCCAAGATTCCCAGCGACATCATTCGCAACACCCTGGGCCGGATTCTCGACTCCCTGTACTCGTCGGGCGAGATGGACAAATTCCGCACCCGCCTCGAGCCTGGGGCGACGCCGGGAACCACCGATATTTTCATCAGCCACCGCGGCATGGAAGAGATCTATACCTCGTCAGCCAAGGACGAAACCCGGTGGCAACCCCGGGCCGCCGATCCGGAACTGGAGGCGGAGATGCTGCGTCGCCTGATGGTCCGCCTGGGAGCCGAAGAAAAGCGCGCCGACGTGGCCATTGCCCAGGCCAAGGCCGAGCCCAAGGCCAAGCTGGCGAGCAGCGACGATGGCTCCGGCGGCGTCGAGGTTCAGGAACGCTTCGATCGCGCCTGGCGGCGGGTCGGGCTGGCCCTCGATCGTGTGGGCTTCACGGTCGAGGATCGGGATCGCACCAAGGGCCTCTATTTCGTGCGTTATGTCGACCCCCATCTCGATGCGCGCAAGGAAGAGAAGGGATTCCTCTCCAAGCTTGCCTTCTGGAAGAGCAGTGAAGTGGATCTCGACAACAAGGTCCGCTATCGCATTTTCGTGCGGGACAACGGTGGGTCGAGCACCGTCCAGATCCTGACCGGCGAGGGCGGTGTCGACCGCTCCGATACGGCGCGCAAGATTCTCGGTCTGCTCTACGCCCAATTGCAGTGA
- a CDS encoding MBL fold metallo-hydrolase, whose amino-acid sequence MRAASLGSGSAGNGMLVETGGGRVLLDCGFGLAAATSRLDRLGVCPQSIDGIVVTHEHGDHAGGAFRLARRHGLPVWLSHGTLRACSALAEGVDCRVVACGERFTVGDLEILPYTVPHDAQEPLQFVFSGGGRSIGVLTDAGEITDHVRRCLSGCNGLVLECNHDAGLLARSRYPASLKRRIAGPFGHLANDCAAGLLQDIDVSRLEWVVAAHLSTENNRPDLAARALAEVLAWPIERVQVATQDEGFAWCGL is encoded by the coding sequence ATCCGCGCTGCCTCCCTCGGCAGCGGCAGCGCCGGAAACGGCATGCTGGTAGAAACCGGGGGAGGGCGGGTCCTGCTCGACTGCGGTTTTGGGCTGGCGGCAGCGACATCCCGACTGGACCGCCTGGGCGTCTGTCCCCAGTCCATCGATGGCATCGTCGTTACCCACGAGCACGGCGATCACGCGGGGGGCGCCTTCCGTCTTGCGCGCCGTCACGGGCTTCCTGTCTGGCTGAGTCATGGCACCCTGCGGGCCTGTTCGGCCCTGGCGGAAGGTGTCGACTGCCGGGTCGTCGCCTGTGGCGAGCGTTTTACGGTCGGCGACCTCGAAATCCTTCCCTATACCGTGCCCCACGATGCGCAGGAGCCCTTGCAGTTCGTGTTTAGCGGCGGCGGCCGTTCCATCGGTGTGCTGACCGATGCCGGAGAGATCACCGACCATGTGCGACGCTGCCTGAGCGGCTGCAATGGACTGGTGCTGGAGTGCAACCACGATGCCGGGCTGCTTGCCCGGTCACGCTATCCCGCGTCGCTCAAACGGCGCATCGCCGGGCCCTTTGGGCACCTTGCAAACGATTGTGCGGCGGGGCTTCTGCAAGACATCGACGTGTCACGCCTGGAATGGGTGGTCGCCGCCCACTTGAGCACGGAGAACAATCGTCCAGACCTTGCCGCTCGGGCCTTGGCCGAGGTGCTGGCATGGCCGATCGAGCGCGTGCAGGTGGCAACCCAGGACGAGGGGTTCGCTTGGTGTGGGCTCTGA